From Desulfovibrio aminophilus DSM 12254, the proteins below share one genomic window:
- a CDS encoding type II toxin-antitoxin system RelE/ParE family toxin codes for KGALSGHWSVKVSGNWRLTFRFENGDAHVVNYQDYH; via the coding sequence TGAAGGGTGCGCTTTCCGGGCATTGGTCCGTGAAGGTGTCCGGCAACTGGCGGCTGACCTTCCGCTTCGAGAACGGAGACGCCCACGTTGTGAACTATCAGGACTACCACTAG